The following proteins are encoded in a genomic region of Neorickettsia risticii str. Illinois:
- a CDS encoding 50S ribosomal protein L35 — translation MPKLKTNSSAKKRFKVTSTGKVMVTQSGKRHNMRKRNKRMLLVQKGYTLISKSKMRLMRSVMPYSF, via the coding sequence ATGCCTAAGTTAAAAACTAATTCCAGCGCTAAAAAGCGATTTAAGGTGACTTCCACCGGAAAAGTCATGGTGACGCAGTCTGGTAAGCGTCATAACATGCGTAAAAGAAATAAGAGGATGCTTCTTGTTCAGAAGGGATATACACTCATCAGTAAGAGCAAGATGCGTCTGATGAGGAGCGTGATGCCTTACAGTTTTTAG
- the rplT gene encoding 50S ribosomal protein L20, with protein sequence MARVKRGVQVRQRHKKVIKQAKGFHGRSKNCYRIALRRLEKSWQYAYRDRKVRKRDFRSLWIQRINAAVRSFGLVYSVFMKGLKAAGIDVNRKVLSELAISQPSAFGEIVDKAKAAL encoded by the coding sequence ATGGCACGTGTAAAGAGGGGTGTACAAGTTAGGCAGCGTCACAAGAAGGTGATCAAGCAAGCCAAGGGTTTTCATGGGAGGTCGAAGAACTGTTACAGAATAGCTCTTCGTAGACTAGAGAAGTCCTGGCAATATGCGTACCGTGACAGAAAAGTTAGAAAGCGTGATTTTCGCAGTTTGTGGATTCAAAGGATCAATGCAGCTGTGAGATCATTTGGCTTGGTTTACTCTGTCTTCATGAAAGGTTTGAAAGCTGCTGGGATCGATGTGAACAGAAAAGTACTTTCTGAGCTTGCTATAAGCCAGCCAAGTGCTTTTGGTGAAATAGTAGACAAAGCCAAAGCTGCGCTGTGA
- the pheS gene encoding phenylalanine--tRNA ligase subunit alpha: MTVDYEELRGRFYSRLDSVFSVEELNKLRFEYLSSKGGLVRSALAVLIQQRVEAERLSIWTGLLKEFNLALAHRLEFIREKESNEKLTAEAVDVSYPARPFKVGLKHPLVRVIEDTRKILTSLGLEYVDGPEVEDEYHVFDALNTPAHHPSRQMQDSFYLSEVGKLLRTHTSSVQIRAMEKREPPFYIFSLGKVYRNDWDATHTPMFHQVEVLCVDVDINMSHMRYCVGFFLDNLFGCARMRMRPSYFPFTEPSAEIDIRGQDGKWLEVMGCGMVHPNVLQNVGISPDRYRGFAFGAGLERLAVLRYDVHDLRSLYSNDLRWKVS, from the coding sequence GTGACTGTTGATTATGAGGAACTCAGAGGGCGTTTTTATTCGCGCCTTGACTCTGTGTTTTCCGTTGAGGAGCTTAATAAGCTTCGGTTTGAGTACTTGTCCAGTAAAGGTGGCTTAGTTAGAAGTGCTTTAGCCGTCCTCATCCAGCAGCGTGTGGAGGCAGAACGACTCAGTATTTGGACTGGTCTACTGAAGGAATTCAACTTAGCGCTGGCACACAGGTTAGAGTTTATACGTGAAAAAGAGTCAAATGAAAAACTTACTGCCGAGGCAGTAGATGTGTCCTATCCTGCCAGGCCTTTTAAGGTGGGATTGAAGCATCCTCTTGTGAGAGTTATCGAGGACACTAGAAAGATTCTCACCTCACTTGGGTTGGAATATGTAGACGGTCCGGAAGTAGAAGATGAATATCACGTGTTTGATGCTTTAAATACGCCTGCACATCACCCATCACGACAAATGCAGGATAGCTTCTACCTTTCTGAGGTAGGTAAGCTTTTACGTACGCATACATCTTCTGTGCAGATTCGAGCAATGGAAAAGCGCGAGCCACCTTTTTATATTTTTTCGCTGGGCAAAGTCTATCGGAACGATTGGGATGCTACACATACCCCTATGTTCCATCAGGTGGAGGTTCTGTGCGTCGACGTGGATATCAATATGTCACATATGCGGTATTGTGTTGGTTTCTTTCTAGATAATCTCTTTGGATGCGCCAGAATGAGAATGAGACCGAGTTACTTTCCTTTTACCGAGCCCTCCGCTGAGATCGATATAAGGGGTCAAGATGGTAAATGGCTAGAAGTGATGGGGTGTGGTATGGTGCATCCAAATGTTTTGCAGAACGTTGGTATATCGCCTGATAGGTATAGAGGTTTTGCTTTTGGTGCTGGGTTGGAAAGACTGGCCGTACTGCGTTATGATGTTCATGACTTGCGAAGCCTTTATTCAAACGATTTGAGGTGGAAGGTAAGCTGA
- the rpiB gene encoding ribose 5-phosphate isomerase B, with the protein MRVSIGADHAGFALKAVLIDFFKARGCSPVDRGAYCSDVSDYPDFAKSVSLDVLDGRVDFGILICGSGIGMSITANRYKKIRAALCYDVRAAKMAREHNDANVLCLAGRALTVSRCLEIVEVFVSSEFSCEERHKKRIEKIDVGGE; encoded by the coding sequence ATGAGGGTTTCCATAGGTGCTGATCATGCGGGGTTCGCACTCAAAGCAGTTTTAATAGACTTCTTTAAGGCACGGGGCTGTTCCCCGGTGGATAGGGGTGCGTATTGCTCAGATGTTTCTGATTATCCTGATTTTGCTAAGTCTGTTTCCTTAGACGTATTGGACGGAAGGGTGGATTTTGGCATTTTAATATGTGGTTCTGGAATCGGGATGAGTATAACTGCTAACAGGTACAAAAAGATCCGTGCTGCCCTGTGTTACGATGTGCGAGCAGCAAAGATGGCTAGGGAACATAATGATGCAAACGTCTTATGTCTTGCAGGAAGAGCTCTAACTGTGTCAAGGTGTCTTGAAATAGTTGAAGTATTTGTGAGTAGTGAGTTTAGTTGTGAAGAGCGTCACAAGAAAAGGATAGAAAAGATTGATGTGGGAGGGGAATAG
- the glyA gene encoding serine hydroxymethyltransferase: MFFKSRISEVDPAVARIIDGEVSRQRKNLQLIASENFASAAVLEAQGSVFTNKYAEGYPGKRYYCGCEYADQIECLAIERVCKLFGCSYANVQPHSGSQANQAVFLALLNPGDTVLGFSLASGGHLTHGASVNLSGKWFNAVHYNVRRDNFEIDMDEVRDLAKKHSPRMIIAGASAYSKYIDFKSFREIADEVGAYLLGDMAHYAGLIAAGEYPSPFPYVDVMTSTTHKTLRGPRGAIILTNSEELMKKINSAIFPGLQGGPQMHAIAARAVAFGEALTTEFKDYIRAVVRNAKTLANVLRERGFDVLSGGTDTHIVMIDLRKLNLKGNVSALKLESAGIICNKNAIPFDEEKPFVTSGLRFGSPAETTRGMRESEFAHIGGLIADLLEEKISTDNAAEMVSDLTSKFNFYNV, from the coding sequence GTGTTTTTTAAATCTAGAATTTCTGAGGTTGATCCAGCTGTTGCTAGGATTATTGATGGTGAAGTTAGTAGACAGCGTAAAAATCTGCAGTTGATTGCTTCCGAGAACTTTGCCAGTGCTGCAGTCCTGGAAGCGCAAGGGTCCGTGTTTACAAATAAATATGCTGAGGGCTATCCGGGTAAACGCTACTACTGCGGATGTGAATATGCAGATCAGATTGAGTGCCTTGCAATAGAAAGGGTCTGTAAGTTATTTGGGTGTTCTTATGCTAATGTTCAGCCGCACTCTGGTTCTCAAGCAAATCAGGCCGTATTTTTAGCGCTCCTAAATCCTGGAGATACGGTTCTTGGTTTTTCTCTTGCCTCAGGGGGACATCTTACTCATGGTGCAAGTGTCAACCTTTCCGGAAAGTGGTTTAATGCAGTTCACTACAACGTAAGAAGGGATAATTTCGAGATAGACATGGATGAGGTCCGTGATCTGGCAAAGAAGCATTCCCCAAGAATGATCATTGCGGGTGCATCTGCGTACTCGAAGTATATAGATTTTAAGAGCTTTCGTGAAATAGCAGATGAGGTTGGGGCTTATCTATTGGGTGATATGGCTCACTATGCCGGTTTGATAGCTGCGGGCGAGTATCCGTCTCCCTTTCCTTATGTAGATGTTATGACCTCTACAACACATAAGACTTTGCGTGGTCCGCGTGGTGCAATTATTCTTACAAACAGTGAGGAGCTTATGAAGAAAATAAATTCTGCCATATTCCCAGGGTTGCAGGGTGGTCCTCAGATGCATGCAATAGCTGCTAGAGCTGTTGCTTTTGGTGAAGCTCTTACTACAGAGTTCAAAGACTACATTAGGGCTGTTGTAAGGAACGCGAAGACTCTTGCAAACGTTTTAAGAGAGAGAGGTTTTGATGTCCTCTCTGGTGGTACTGATACCCACATCGTTATGATTGACTTGAGGAAGCTTAATCTGAAGGGTAATGTGAGCGCCTTAAAACTTGAGAGTGCTGGGATAATCTGCAACAAAAATGCTATTCCATTTGATGAGGAGAAGCCATTTGTGACGTCTGGCTTACGATTCGGTAGCCCTGCTGAAACCACCCGTGGAATGCGCGAATCGGAATTCGCGCACATCGGTGGGCTAATTGCTGACTTGCTTGAGGAAAAAATCAGTACAGATAATGCAGCCGAAATGGTCTCGGATCTCACAAGCAAGTTCAACTTTTACAATGTGTAA
- a CDS encoding thiamine phosphate synthase produces MQLSKAFYILSPNRRITTAEYADLARLFKDFFIYVYAFQLRIKDRNLLEREIPRLSELCHEYKIPLIVNDFIDLALKFETDGVHIGVADNTLEQCQYLLPSGKIVGISCYNDIERAKKNLLADYVSFGCFFESRTKPNPPAKATLTILDKWKKIIPRISCVCIGGINEKNFAQLLRNGADIVAFSDYLWKGKSPYGKFAALVETSKHYGKLLYK; encoded by the coding sequence ATGCAATTGAGTAAGGCCTTTTATATCCTTTCGCCAAATAGACGAATTACCACTGCTGAGTATGCTGATCTAGCGAGACTGTTCAAGGACTTTTTTATATATGTGTATGCATTTCAGTTGCGCATCAAGGATAGGAATTTGTTAGAAAGAGAGATACCACGTCTGAGTGAGCTTTGTCATGAGTATAAAATCCCCCTTATAGTCAATGATTTCATTGATTTGGCATTAAAGTTTGAGACAGACGGTGTTCATATAGGTGTAGCGGACAATACTCTAGAGCAGTGTCAGTATCTCTTACCAAGCGGAAAAATCGTGGGTATAAGTTGTTATAACGATATTGAACGTGCAAAAAAGAATCTCCTGGCTGATTATGTATCCTTCGGATGTTTCTTCGAAAGTCGGACGAAACCCAATCCCCCAGCCAAAGCGACTTTAACGATACTTGATAAGTGGAAAAAGATCATTCCTAGAATTTCTTGCGTATGTATCGGCGGGATAAATGAAAAGAACTTTGCACAACTCCTGAGAAATGGTGCTGATATCGTTGCTTTCTCGGATTATTTATGGAAAGGGAAATCTCCATATGGTAAATTCGCAGCACTTGTGGAAACAAGTAAACATTATGGAAAGTTACTGTATAAGTGA